A DNA window from Aminipila luticellarii contains the following coding sequences:
- a CDS encoding 3-isopropylmalate dehydratase large subunit, with protein MGMTIAEKIIASAAGVETVKPGDIHTVTLDRMMSNDGTTHLTIDMYHQQIKNPSIADPKKLIFIVDHNVPADNPKTAASQKKMRDFAKEHHIDFWEGKGVCHQIMMEHYVCPGELIFGADSHTCTYGALGAFGTGVGCTDFLYGMVTGTSWLLVPETVKFNLTGRLRKGVYPRDLMLHIIGQIGANGVNYQVMEFTGDGAKALSVNDRMVLCNLAVEAGAKSAVFEADETALAWLKERGREPKHVFRSDPDAHYFKEYTFDLDKIEPIVARPDFVDDVIPAREACGIKIDEAFLGSCNNGRIDEMRVAARLLKGRRVADTVRFLIVPASNEVYIQSLEEGLIEIFMEAGAIVMNANCSVCWGSCQGVIGENEVLISTGTRNFKGRAGHPSSKVYLGSAATVTASAIKGVIATENELE; from the coding sequence ATGGGAATGACTATTGCAGAAAAAATAATTGCTTCCGCAGCAGGTGTGGAAACCGTAAAGCCGGGAGACATCCATACGGTTACTCTTGACCGTATGATGAGCAATGACGGAACCACGCATTTGACCATTGATATGTATCATCAGCAGATTAAGAACCCTTCTATTGCGGATCCGAAAAAACTCATTTTTATCGTAGACCATAATGTCCCTGCGGATAATCCGAAAACCGCCGCTTCCCAGAAGAAAATGCGGGATTTTGCCAAAGAGCATCACATTGACTTTTGGGAGGGAAAAGGTGTCTGCCATCAAATCATGATGGAGCACTATGTCTGTCCGGGAGAACTAATCTTCGGAGCAGACAGCCATACCTGCACCTATGGTGCTCTCGGTGCTTTTGGAACCGGCGTTGGCTGTACGGATTTCTTATATGGAATGGTCACGGGCACTTCTTGGCTTCTCGTTCCTGAAACCGTAAAATTTAATTTGACAGGACGCTTGAGAAAAGGCGTTTATCCCAGAGATTTAATGCTCCACATTATTGGTCAGATCGGTGCCAACGGCGTGAATTATCAGGTGATGGAATTTACCGGGGATGGTGCTAAGGCTCTCAGTGTGAACGACCGAATGGTCTTATGCAATCTGGCTGTAGAAGCCGGTGCAAAATCTGCGGTCTTTGAGGCCGACGAAACAGCTCTTGCTTGGCTAAAAGAACGCGGCCGCGAACCGAAGCATGTCTTTAGGAGTGATCCGGATGCACATTATTTCAAGGAATATACCTTTGATTTAGATAAAATAGAACCAATTGTTGCAAGACCTGACTTTGTAGATGATGTCATCCCTGCAAGAGAGGCTTGCGGCATTAAAATTGATGAAGCCTTTTTAGGTTCTTGTAATAACGGACGGATTGATGAAATGCGGGTTGCAGCGAGACTGCTGAAGGGGCGCAGGGTGGCTGACACCGTTCGCTTCCTCATCGTTCCCGCCAGCAACGAGGTCTATATACAGTCCCTCGAAGAAGGATTAATTGAGATCTTTATGGAAGCAGGAGCTATTGTCATGAATGCCAACTGCAGTGTATGCTGGGGCAGCTGTCAGGGCGTTATCGGCGAAAATGAAGTGCTGATCAGCACAGGAACCAGAAACTTCAAAGGCCGGGCCGGACATCCTTCCTCTAAGGTATATCTTGGTTCGGCAGCCACTGTAACCGCTTCCGCGATTAAAGGAGTCATTGCCACAGAAAATGAACTGGAATAA
- a CDS encoding 3-isopropylmalate dehydratase large subunit — translation MGQTFIEKLVSRNISAPVQAGDIVTVQVDRVMIHDIFIPFVAEKFEEMGFSKLWNPDRVVLIYDHLVPASQQDDVRHFKIGDAFAKKYGMTHVHRSDGICHQLMTEAGYVKPGDVVFGTDSHTTTYGCVGAFSSGIGYTEMASILGTGTMWIKVPETIQVNIEGTLPENVTSKDIILTLIGDLGADGATYKALEFTGSAVEEMTVASRMTMSNMAVEAGAKCALFTPDEKTAEYCQIKLTEQETSLKGDGDAVYYKTINYRAEDFVPVMACPSQVDHIKPVAQLAGIQIDQVFIGSCTNGRLEDLEAAAKILEGKTISPFVKLIVTPASRKVFMEATRAGILETLAAAGAIITHPGCGLCCGRTGGILSDGERVVATNNRNFLGRMGTSKVEIYLASPISAALAALHGEITSPPQG, via the coding sequence GTGGGACAGACATTTATAGAAAAATTAGTAAGCCGTAATATTTCTGCACCGGTTCAGGCGGGAGATATTGTCACGGTTCAAGTAGATCGTGTTATGATTCATGATATATTTATTCCCTTTGTGGCTGAGAAGTTTGAAGAAATGGGCTTTTCAAAGCTTTGGAATCCGGATAGAGTCGTATTGATCTATGACCATCTGGTTCCTGCCAGTCAGCAGGATGATGTGAGACACTTTAAGATCGGAGATGCGTTTGCGAAGAAATATGGTATGACGCATGTGCACCGTTCGGACGGAATCTGTCATCAGCTTATGACCGAGGCCGGTTATGTGAAACCGGGTGACGTAGTGTTCGGAACGGACAGCCATACTACTACTTATGGCTGTGTAGGTGCCTTTTCTTCCGGAATCGGCTATACAGAAATGGCCAGTATTTTAGGAACCGGAACTATGTGGATCAAGGTTCCGGAAACCATTCAGGTAAACATAGAGGGAACTCTTCCCGAAAATGTGACTTCTAAAGATATTATTTTAACCCTGATCGGCGATTTAGGGGCGGACGGAGCCACTTACAAGGCCTTGGAATTTACCGGCAGTGCCGTTGAAGAGATGACAGTTGCCAGCCGCATGACCATGTCCAATATGGCTGTTGAAGCCGGTGCAAAATGTGCTTTGTTCACACCGGATGAAAAAACGGCAGAGTATTGTCAGATCAAGCTGACTGAGCAGGAAACCTCACTGAAAGGGGATGGAGACGCCGTCTATTATAAAACTATAAACTACAGGGCGGAAGATTTTGTTCCGGTCATGGCCTGCCCTTCGCAGGTGGATCATATCAAGCCTGTGGCTCAGCTTGCGGGAATCCAAATTGATCAAGTCTTTATCGGTTCCTGTACCAACGGCCGTTTGGAAGATCTGGAAGCTGCCGCCAAAATTCTCGAAGGGAAGACTATCTCACCTTTCGTGAAATTAATTGTTACGCCCGCCAGCCGCAAGGTTTTTATGGAAGCCACACGAGCCGGCATCCTAGAAACTCTGGCTGCGGCCGGAGCAATTATTACACACCCGGGCTGCGGGCTTTGCTGCGGCCGTACAGGGGGTATTCTGTCCGACGGAGAACGGGTCGTGGCAACAAACAACCGCAATTTCCTCGGCAGGATGGGAACATCAAAAGTAGAAATCTACTTAGCGTCTCCCATATCCGCGGCACTGGCGGCTCTGCATGGGGAAATAACCAGTCCTCCGCAGGGGTGA
- the ilvN gene encoding acetolactate synthase small subunit translates to MTMRKEVISIFVDNQANVLSRVVSLFGRRGFNIDSLTVSATNNPEISRITVVFTGTDQALNQIITQTEKLEVVKEIFPLGKEDSVYRELLLVKIKADKTNRSALREIVDIFRGKIIDLSKESVVIEMTGAPDKIDGFMNMVSCYEIIEMCRTGVTGIKRGLATPSCCQEDAEL, encoded by the coding sequence ATGACAATGAGAAAAGAAGTAATCAGTATTTTTGTTGATAATCAGGCAAATGTTCTCAGCAGAGTTGTCAGTCTGTTTGGGAGGAGAGGCTTCAATATCGATTCTTTGACCGTATCGGCTACCAATAACCCAGAGATCTCAAGAATAACGGTTGTCTTTACAGGAACCGATCAAGCCTTAAATCAGATTATTACACAGACAGAAAAGCTGGAAGTAGTAAAGGAAATATTTCCTCTTGGAAAAGAGGATAGTGTATATCGAGAACTTTTGCTCGTGAAGATAAAGGCGGATAAAACAAATCGGTCGGCTCTTCGAGAAATCGTAGATATTTTCAGAGGAAAGATCATTGACCTTTCAAAGGAAAGTGTAGTCATTGAAATGACGGGCGCTCCGGATAAGATCGATGGATTTATGAATATGGTCAGCTGCTATGAAATCATAGAGATGTGCAGAACCGGCGTAACCGGAATTAAAAGAGGGCTTGCTACGCCTTCCTGCTGTCAGGAAGATGCAGAACTTTAG
- the ilvB gene encoding biosynthetic-type acetolactate synthase large subunit, giving the protein MKLTGSEIVAEVLLEQKVDTVFGYPGGTILNIYDTLYNYQDKIKHILASHEQHAAHAADGYARATGKTGVVFATSGPGATNLVTGIATAFMDSIPMVAITCNVPDSLIGRDAFQEICITGVTMPITKHNYFVNRIEDLADALRNAFRIAQSGRKGPVLVDITKDVTAAVFDYEKKKPLPVLEMPKANPEEIQEVADLINKARRPIVYFGGGVASSCASHQLAELLQKADMPGTYTMMAAGVLSYDDKKNLGLIGMHGSVASNKAIDKADLVLALGTRFSDRVALNMQKFAKDATIVQIDIDKSEINKNVLVDLSIVSDVKDALEKLIPLVEKVERTEWIDKLREWKKVRGDKKEGAAKLHPVEIVTSACDLTDKETIYVTDVGQHQMWAAQYLKHKNTRSFLTSGGLGTMGFGYGAAIGAQIGCPQKRVIHFTGDGSFHMNLAEACTAVSNNLPIITIIMNNSVLGMVYQWQTAFYGKRYSSTTPERKTDFVKVIEGFGGKGYRATNPEEFEAAFKEALKAEGPVWIDCIISREERVLPMIPNGGTVNDMIVG; this is encoded by the coding sequence ATGAAATTAACAGGATCTGAAATTGTTGCAGAAGTATTGCTAGAGCAAAAAGTCGATACCGTTTTTGGGTATCCCGGAGGCACCATCCTCAACATTTATGACACCCTCTACAATTATCAGGACAAAATTAAGCACATTCTTGCTTCTCATGAACAGCATGCTGCCCATGCAGCTGACGGTTATGCAAGAGCCACTGGAAAAACAGGTGTAGTATTCGCAACAAGTGGCCCGGGAGCGACGAATCTGGTAACAGGAATCGCAACCGCCTTTATGGATAGTATTCCAATGGTAGCTATTACTTGCAACGTACCGGATTCTCTGATCGGAAGAGATGCTTTTCAGGAGATTTGCATCACAGGAGTAACGATGCCTATTACAAAGCACAACTACTTTGTTAACCGAATTGAAGATTTGGCAGATGCTCTTAGAAATGCGTTCAGGATCGCTCAGAGCGGAAGAAAAGGTCCGGTTTTAGTAGATATTACCAAGGACGTGACCGCAGCGGTATTTGACTATGAAAAAAAGAAGCCTTTGCCGGTTCTGGAAATGCCGAAAGCCAATCCGGAGGAGATTCAGGAGGTTGCGGATTTAATTAATAAAGCCCGGCGGCCTATCGTGTACTTCGGAGGCGGCGTAGCGTCTTCCTGTGCATCCCATCAGTTGGCGGAATTGTTACAGAAGGCAGATATGCCGGGTACATATACTATGATGGCCGCAGGCGTATTGAGTTATGACGATAAGAAGAATCTGGGCTTGATCGGAATGCACGGAAGTGTTGCTTCCAATAAAGCGATCGACAAAGCCGATCTGGTTCTGGCTCTTGGCACGAGATTCAGTGACCGGGTTGCTTTGAACATGCAAAAGTTCGCCAAGGATGCTACGATTGTTCAGATCGATATTGATAAGAGTGAAATTAATAAAAATGTTCTAGTAGATTTGAGTATTGTAAGTGATGTAAAGGACGCTTTGGAAAAATTGATTCCATTAGTTGAAAAAGTAGAAAGAACGGAATGGATCGATAAGCTTCGAGAATGGAAAAAGGTTAGAGGGGATAAAAAAGAGGGAGCAGCGAAGCTTCACCCGGTAGAAATTGTTACGTCTGCCTGTGACCTGACCGATAAAGAAACCATATATGTTACCGATGTAGGGCAGCATCAAATGTGGGCGGCTCAATATTTAAAGCATAAAAACACCAGAAGCTTTTTGACCAGCGGAGGTCTTGGCACCATGGGATTCGGTTACGGAGCTGCCATTGGAGCGCAGATTGGATGTCCGCAGAAAAGAGTCATTCATTTCACAGGTGACGGTTCTTTCCATATGAATTTAGCAGAAGCTTGTACAGCTGTCAGCAATAACCTTCCGATCATCACCATTATCATGAATAACAGTGTTTTGGGAATGGTTTATCAGTGGCAGACGGCTTTTTACGGTAAGAGATACTCCTCCACCACCCCAGAACGAAAGACGGACTTTGTTAAAGTAATCGAGGGCTTTGGCGGAAAAGGCTACAGAGCTACCAACCCGGAGGAATTCGAAGCAGCGTTTAAAGAGGCGCTTAAAGCCGAGGGGCCGGTTTGGATAGACTGCATCATCTCAAGGGAAGAACGGGTTCTTCCAATGATTCCAAATGGCGGAACTGTAAACGATATGATTGTAGGATAG
- the leuB gene encoding 3-isopropylmalate dehydrogenase, with protein sequence MNYKIALIPGDGIGPEVVAETVKVLDKIGEKYGHKFEYTKVLAGGCAIDETGGCLPQETIDICKASGAVLLGAVGGWQWDTLPGDQRPERALLGLRKELGLFANLRPALLFDELADACPLKPEIVEGGLDLVVVRELTGGIYFGEKGFKDTDLGPAAYDIEQYAEEEVRRIAIVAFDMAMKRNKKVTSVDKANVLESSRLWRRIVAEVSVDYPEVTLDNLYIDNATMQMVRNPKQFDVIVTSNIFGDILSDEASMITGSIGMLPSASLAKGNFGMYEPVHGSAPDIAGQNKANPMATILSAAMMLRYTFGLSAEADDIETAVKKVLADGYRTPDLYTEGTKAVGTKEAGDLVTAVIK encoded by the coding sequence ATGAACTATAAAATTGCATTAATACCAGGGGATGGAATCGGACCGGAAGTGGTTGCCGAGACCGTCAAGGTTTTAGATAAAATCGGAGAAAAATACGGTCACAAATTTGAATATACGAAGGTTTTGGCAGGAGGCTGCGCGATTGACGAAACGGGCGGCTGTCTTCCGCAGGAAACTATTGATATCTGCAAAGCCAGCGGTGCCGTACTTTTAGGTGCGGTAGGGGGCTGGCAGTGGGATACGCTGCCGGGAGACCAAAGACCGGAAAGAGCTTTACTCGGCTTAAGAAAAGAACTGGGTCTGTTTGCCAACCTGCGGCCGGCTCTGCTCTTTGACGAGCTGGCAGACGCCTGCCCGCTCAAACCTGAAATCGTTGAAGGCGGGCTTGATCTGGTGGTCGTTCGAGAACTCACCGGAGGTATTTACTTTGGGGAAAAAGGCTTTAAGGACACGGATTTAGGCCCTGCCGCTTACGATATTGAGCAGTACGCCGAAGAAGAGGTGCGAAGAATTGCTATCGTCGCATTTGACATGGCTATGAAAAGAAATAAGAAAGTAACCAGTGTGGATAAAGCCAATGTGCTGGAAAGCTCCAGACTTTGGAGAAGAATCGTAGCGGAAGTCTCTGTGGATTATCCGGAAGTCACATTAGATAATCTGTATATTGACAACGCCACCATGCAGATGGTCCGCAATCCCAAGCAGTTTGATGTGATCGTGACCAGCAACATTTTCGGAGACATTCTTTCCGACGAAGCCAGCATGATCACAGGCTCTATTGGTATGCTCCCGTCGGCCAGCCTTGCGAAAGGCAACTTCGGCATGTACGAACCGGTACACGGTTCTGCTCCGGATATTGCCGGGCAGAATAAAGCAAACCCCATGGCAACGATTCTTTCTGCCGCTATGATGCTCCGATATACCTTCGGACTTTCTGCCGAAGCAGATGACATCGAAACGGCGGTCAAAAAGGTTCTTGCAGATGGCTATAGAACACCCGATCTTTATACGGAAGGAACAAAAGCCGTCGGTACAAAAGAAGCCGGCGATTTAGTGACTGCTGTGATAAAATAG
- a CDS encoding 2-isopropylmalate synthase, whose product MKNYEKYNVGYFMPPVNEFKWVKKDHITEPPAWCSVDLRDGNQALIVPMSLDEKIEFFQFLVSLGFKEIEVGFPAASKTEYIFLRTLIEKDLIPDDVTIQVLTQSREHIIKRTFESLKGVKKAIVHLYNSTSFAQRQQVFKKTPDEIVEIATSGARLLNKYRQTMPESQISFEYSPESFTGTEMEFALRICNEVIDIWQPSPANKVIINLPATVSMSMPHVYASQIEYMSDHLHGREHVILSLHPHNDRGTAVADAELGLLAGGDRVEGTLFGNGERTGNVDIITVAMNMFAHGVDPGLDFSDMPSIVEKYEKFTDLAVHPRQPYGGQLVFAAFSGSHQDAIAKGMAFHEEHQTDKWTVPYLPIDPHDVGRKYDADVIRINSQSGKGGIAYILEQNYGYAIPQKMREEVGYLIKGISDNAHKELTADEIYEIFDGEYINIFSPVDITDATFKKVSTYKSDDGMLVDIKVTIDGNEFEVSAAGNGRLDAVSNALKKTPYTFDYTFVTYSEHALEADSNSRACAYVALTDKSGKLYWGIGIHDDIILASINALVSALNRQEKIRPLAD is encoded by the coding sequence ATGAAAAATTATGAAAAGTATAACGTCGGTTATTTTATGCCGCCGGTCAACGAATTTAAGTGGGTCAAGAAGGATCACATCACAGAACCGCCAGCTTGGTGCAGTGTAGACCTTCGCGATGGCAATCAAGCGCTGATCGTTCCCATGAGCCTAGATGAAAAGATTGAATTTTTCCAGTTCCTCGTAAGCCTCGGATTCAAAGAGATAGAGGTCGGCTTTCCCGCCGCCTCTAAAACAGAATATATTTTTTTAAGAACGCTGATTGAAAAGGATCTCATTCCTGATGATGTGACGATTCAGGTGCTTACTCAATCCAGAGAGCACATTATAAAAAGGACTTTTGAATCCTTGAAGGGTGTAAAAAAAGCGATTGTACATCTTTACAACTCCACGTCTTTCGCACAAAGGCAGCAGGTCTTTAAAAAAACACCGGATGAAATCGTAGAAATCGCCACAAGTGGAGCAAGGCTTTTGAATAAATACAGGCAGACTATGCCGGAAAGTCAAATATCTTTTGAATATTCACCGGAAAGCTTTACCGGTACAGAGATGGAATTTGCTCTGAGAATCTGCAATGAGGTCATAGACATCTGGCAGCCATCCCCTGCAAACAAGGTCATTATCAATCTGCCGGCCACGGTATCCATGTCCATGCCGCACGTTTATGCCAGTCAGATTGAATATATGAGCGACCACCTTCACGGCAGGGAGCACGTTATTCTTTCTCTTCATCCACACAACGACAGAGGAACTGCCGTTGCGGATGCGGAACTGGGCCTTCTCGCCGGCGGTGACCGGGTGGAAGGAACGCTGTTCGGAAACGGGGAACGTACAGGAAATGTGGATATCATAACCGTCGCTATGAACATGTTCGCCCATGGAGTCGATCCGGGTCTGGACTTCTCCGATATGCCTTCTATTGTAGAAAAATATGAAAAATTTACGGATTTGGCCGTCCATCCAAGACAGCCTTACGGCGGTCAGTTGGTATTTGCAGCATTTTCCGGTTCTCATCAGGACGCTATTGCCAAAGGCATGGCCTTTCATGAGGAACATCAAACAGACAAATGGACGGTTCCTTATCTGCCTATTGATCCCCACGACGTGGGACGTAAATACGATGCGGACGTAATCCGTATTAACAGTCAGTCCGGTAAGGGCGGCATTGCTTATATCCTTGAACAAAATTATGGATACGCTATTCCTCAAAAAATGCGGGAAGAAGTAGGATACCTGATCAAAGGAATCTCCGACAATGCACACAAGGAGTTGACTGCGGATGAAATCTATGAAATATTTGACGGGGAATACATCAATATCTTTTCTCCGGTAGATATTACCGACGCAACGTTTAAAAAGGTTTCCACTTATAAGAGCGATGACGGCATGCTGGTAGATATCAAGGTGACGATCGACGGCAATGAGTTTGAGGTTTCCGCTGCTGGAAACGGGCGTCTGGATGCCGTGAGCAATGCACTTAAAAAGACGCCTTATACCTTTGATTATACCTTTGTCACCTATTCAGAACATGCCCTTGAGGCGGATTCCAATTCCAGAGCCTGCGCTTATGTCGCATTGACGGATAAGAGCGGCAAGCTTTATTGGGGCATCGGTATTCACGACGATATTATTCTGGCTTCTATCAACGCGTTGGTTTCCGCCCTTAACAGGCAGGAAAAAATTCGTCCGTTAGCGGATTAA
- a CDS encoding LeuD/DmdB family oxidoreductase small subunit, with amino-acid sequence METFKSRVWVLGDDIDTDIIIPTDYLALKTIDDMKQYAFSPLRPELAGQIKEGDVIVAGKNFGCGSSREQAPEIIKALHIKCVIAKSFARIFFRNAINNGLLLIENPFIHDAVTEGQEIEVCVNHYIKCNGKEYPIASLPQNLLDILQAGGLVAAMRKRNGLEPLE; translated from the coding sequence ATGGAAACGTTTAAAAGCAGAGTATGGGTTTTAGGAGACGATATTGATACGGATATTATTATTCCTACGGATTATCTGGCACTGAAAACCATTGATGATATGAAACAATACGCCTTTTCCCCCCTACGCCCGGAGCTTGCCGGACAAATTAAAGAAGGTGACGTTATCGTAGCCGGAAAAAATTTTGGCTGCGGCTCTTCCCGGGAGCAGGCTCCGGAGATTATAAAGGCTCTGCATATAAAATGTGTCATCGCAAAGTCCTTTGCCCGCATTTTTTTCAGAAATGCGATTAACAACGGACTGTTGCTGATTGAAAACCCTTTTATTCACGACGCAGTGACAGAAGGGCAGGAAATCGAGGTATGCGTAAATCATTATATAAAATGTAACGGCAAGGAATATCCGATTGCTTCCTTGCCGCAGAATTTACTGGATATCCTGCAGGCGGGGGGACTGGTAGCGGCCATGCGAAAACGCAATGGTTTGGAACCGCTTGAGTAA
- a CDS encoding LeuD/DmdB family oxidoreductase small subunit codes for MGAIFKFHNDLDTDQIIASQYLLLPSIDEMKAHAFESLDADFSKKVQPGDFVVGGENFGCGSSREQAPGVLKALGVKGVVAKSFARIFYRNSINIGLPVIICKDLPDQVSTGDTMELFLSEGIIKTGGREYSCTKLPPYMQAILDKGGLIASLNEAETASPAVSKDGGKQ; via the coding sequence ATGGGTGCTATCTTTAAATTTCACAATGATTTGGATACGGATCAGATCATTGCTTCACAATATTTATTATTACCTTCTATCGATGAAATGAAGGCACATGCCTTTGAATCGCTTGACGCAGACTTTTCAAAAAAAGTTCAGCCCGGCGACTTCGTAGTAGGCGGTGAAAATTTTGGCTGCGGCTCTTCCAGAGAGCAGGCACCCGGCGTTTTAAAAGCGCTGGGGGTAAAAGGCGTTGTAGCGAAATCCTTTGCTCGTATTTTTTACAGAAATTCTATTAACATCGGACTTCCTGTCATTATTTGCAAGGACTTACCCGATCAGGTTTCTACCGGTGATACCATGGAATTGTTTTTATCGGAAGGAATCATCAAGACCGGCGGCAGGGAGTATTCGTGTACCAAACTGCCCCCCTACATGCAGGCAATTCTCGATAAGGGCGGTTTGATTGCTTCCCTGAACGAAGCAGAAACAGCTTCTCCTGCCGTTTCAAAAGATGGAGGTAAACAGTAA
- a CDS encoding PmeII family type II restriction endonuclease yields the protein MNDTFFDKYINEEITYDEFTKQVSLIYESETSVDYNLLGLSVSEFELYKRLGKDALENIISARKHKAEIIQKWKKFFREEIAENHRKNTLKLEHLKEFNLNPFLDNYKANFLLGDSSAKSKATALIYARTLGSSINTTFGTNLQKFCSDILSGYASTTSGIDIEFEDFIDGRRKYCQIKAGPNTINKDDVKTISDHFIGVKNLARTNNLNIGFNDLIVGVFYGEEKDLSGHYKKIKKDYPVYIGQDFWYRLTGDSSFYKELTAAIDEVASEYDGRELLNTVINKLADEIEKAEI from the coding sequence ATGAACGATACTTTTTTTGACAAATATATAAATGAAGAAATAACCTATGACGAATTTACCAAACAAGTTTCTCTTATATATGAAAGTGAAACCTCTGTCGATTACAATTTGCTTGGTCTTAGTGTTTCAGAATTTGAATTATATAAACGTTTAGGCAAAGATGCCCTTGAGAATATTATTTCTGCACGCAAACATAAAGCGGAAATAATTCAAAAATGGAAGAAATTCTTTCGTGAAGAAATTGCAGAGAACCATCGCAAAAATACTTTAAAGCTTGAGCATTTAAAAGAATTTAATCTGAATCCTTTTTTAGACAATTACAAAGCTAACTTTCTTTTAGGGGATAGTTCTGCTAAAAGCAAGGCGACCGCACTGATTTATGCAAGAACACTGGGCTCATCCATTAATACGACCTTTGGAACAAATCTTCAAAAATTCTGCAGTGATATTTTGTCAGGATATGCGTCTACCACCTCAGGTATCGACATTGAATTTGAAGACTTTATTGATGGAAGAAGAAAGTACTGCCAGATCAAAGCAGGCCCCAATACCATTAATAAAGATGATGTGAAGACCATTTCAGACCATTTCATTGGTGTAAAGAATCTGGCAAGGACAAATAACCTGAATATAGGTTTTAATGATTTAATTGTTGGCGTTTTTTATGGGGAAGAGAAAGATCTAAGTGGTCATTATAAAAAGATCAAGAAAGATTATCCTGTATACATCGGTCAAGATTTTTGGTATCGATTGACTGGAGACAGTAGCTTTTATAAAGAATTGACCGCTGCCATTGATGAGGTTGCTTCCGAATATGACGGTCGTGAATTACTGAATACGGTTATTAATAAACTGGCAGATGAAATCGAAAAAGCAGAGATTTAA
- the dcm gene encoding DNA (cytosine-5-)-methyltransferase, protein MEYVIDKSQVHAIMEKRNIRTQSNLAERLGITKNQLSVILSEKSNPLKSNYQKLCDVLEVEPMDIIIPKAKLDKAQKDKVVSESQLDDVDVRYIKGKRPYHSVELFAGAGGLALGLEMAGFQAEGLVEIDKYAAQTLRQNRPEWNVIEDDIIKVSESGIRNYLPKNCEIDFVSGGYPCQAFSYAGHKLGLDDVRGTMFFYFAKIIKDLNPKVFLAENVKGLTTHDNGKTLQTMLGIYESMNYHVTWNILKANNYGVAQKRERVVIIGIRNDIDIPYRLPKEYDYKPVLRDVLQNVPESIGEKYPEKKRKVLELVPAGGYWRDLPEDIAKEYMGKSYYSGGGRTGMARRISWDEPSLTLTCSPAQKQTERCHPEETRPFNVREYARIQSFPDEWSFSGSMGQQYKQIGNAVPVEFAKAVGLSIIDVLNKAES, encoded by the coding sequence ATGGAATATGTAATCGATAAAAGTCAAGTACACGCCATCATGGAAAAGAGAAATATCAGGACACAATCAAATTTAGCAGAGCGTCTGGGTATAACAAAGAATCAATTATCCGTCATTTTATCGGAAAAAAGTAACCCTTTGAAGAGTAATTATCAGAAATTATGTGATGTTCTTGAGGTAGAGCCAATGGATATTATTATACCCAAAGCGAAACTTGACAAGGCTCAAAAAGATAAAGTAGTATCAGAGAGTCAATTAGACGATGTGGATGTCAGATATATCAAGGGGAAAAGGCCTTATCATTCAGTGGAGCTTTTCGCCGGAGCCGGAGGCTTAGCTTTAGGCTTAGAAATGGCAGGATTTCAGGCAGAAGGCTTGGTAGAAATCGATAAGTATGCGGCACAGACATTAAGACAAAATCGTCCGGAATGGAATGTCATTGAGGATGATATTATTAAGGTATCAGAAAGCGGGATTAGGAATTATTTACCAAAGAACTGTGAAATTGATTTTGTTTCCGGAGGGTATCCTTGTCAGGCATTTAGTTATGCAGGGCATAAATTAGGATTAGATGATGTGCGAGGAACCATGTTCTTCTATTTTGCAAAAATAATTAAAGATTTAAATCCAAAGGTGTTCTTAGCGGAAAACGTGAAGGGGTTGACGACACACGATAATGGAAAAACACTGCAAACGATGCTAGGTATTTATGAGAGCATGAATTACCATGTAACCTGGAATATTTTAAAGGCAAATAATTACGGTGTTGCTCAAAAGCGAGAAAGGGTAGTCATCATAGGCATCCGCAATGATATTGATATTCCGTATCGTTTACCAAAAGAATATGATTATAAACCAGTTCTGCGGGATGTATTACAAAATGTGCCCGAATCAATAGGAGAAAAATATCCTGAGAAAAAACGTAAGGTTTTGGAGCTAGTCCCTGCGGGTGGTTACTGGAGAGATTTACCGGAAGATATAGCAAAAGAGTATATGGGAAAAAGTTATTATTCCGGTGGAGGAAGAACCGGTATGGCAAGAAGGATTTCATGGGATGAACCAAGCTTGACTCTCACTTGCAGCCCTGCACAAAAACAAACAGAAAGATGTCATCCGGAAGAAACCCGACCGTTTAATGTCCGGGAATACGCCAGAATTCAAAGCTTTCCAGACGAATGGAGTTTTTCCGGATCCATGGGACAACAGTATAAGCAGATTGGAAATGCAGTCCCGGTGGAGTTTGCAAAGGCCGTGGGATTATCCATAATAGATGTATTAAATAAAGCAGAGAGTTAA